In Sedimenticola thiotaurini, the following proteins share a genomic window:
- a CDS encoding helix-turn-helix transcriptional regulator: MDRFDRIFDLHKLLSNARYPVPRQRIEQELECSRATAKRIIEAMRLYLNAPIRYNRELNGYYYDPDDGEMYELPGVWFNSSELHALLSAQQLLQNVQPGLLEQQLAPLKSRIESLLSAQGMGARSLSQRVRILRAASRPAGEQFQTISTALAQERQLRISYYQRNSDQTSQRTVSPQRLTYYRDNWYLDAWCHLREGLRTFALDAIENARLLPDTATRIDEATLDQHFNASYGIFSGEAEQTAHLRFHPLRARWVARETWHPQQQGRFTDTGHYELKFPYGKEQELLMDILKYGADVEVLAPHSLRQQVQQQLTKALHQYRKK; encoded by the coding sequence ATGGATCGTTTCGATCGCATCTTTGATCTGCACAAACTACTCAGTAACGCCCGTTACCCGGTACCCCGTCAGCGCATCGAGCAGGAGCTGGAGTGCTCCCGCGCCACCGCCAAGCGGATCATTGAGGCGATGCGGCTCTATCTCAATGCGCCGATCAGGTACAACCGGGAACTGAACGGCTACTACTATGACCCGGACGACGGGGAGATGTATGAGCTGCCCGGCGTCTGGTTCAACAGCAGCGAACTACACGCCCTGCTGAGCGCCCAGCAGTTGCTGCAGAATGTCCAGCCGGGCCTGCTGGAACAGCAGCTGGCACCACTCAAAAGTCGCATCGAGTCACTGCTCAGTGCCCAGGGCATGGGAGCCAGATCCCTGTCCCAGCGGGTGCGCATCCTGCGGGCGGCCTCCCGTCCGGCGGGGGAACAGTTCCAGACCATCAGTACCGCCCTGGCACAGGAGCGCCAACTCCGGATCAGCTATTATCAGCGCAACAGTGACCAGACCAGCCAGAGAACAGTGTCGCCCCAGCGTCTCACCTACTACCGGGACAACTGGTATCTGGATGCCTGGTGCCATCTCCGGGAAGGGCTGCGCACCTTCGCCCTGGACGCAATCGAAAACGCTCGCCTGCTGCCGGACACAGCCACCCGGATCGATGAGGCGACCCTGGACCAGCACTTCAACGCCAGCTACGGCATCTTCTCCGGTGAAGCGGAACAGACCGCCCACTTGCGCTTTCATCCGCTCCGGGCGCGCTGGGTGGCCCGGGAGACCTGGCACCCTCAGCAACAGGGCCGATTCACCGACACCGGTCACTACGAGCTCAAATTCCCCTACGGCAAGGAGCAGGAGCTGCTGATGGACATCCTCAAGTATGGCGCCGACGTGGAGGTGCTGGCCCCCCACTCCCTGCGTCAACAAGTCCAGCAACAACTCACCAAGGCGCTGCACCAGTACAGGAAAAAATAG
- the rlmH gene encoding 23S rRNA (pseudouridine(1915)-N(3))-methyltransferase RlmH produces the protein MIIHLISVGNKMPRWVQEGYSEYAKRLPSECSLNLLEIAPGHRGKSADVKRTVRDEGERMLKAIPKGCRTIALDVTGKAWSTEQLSGRIGQWMAAGPDIALLIGGPEGLADACLQQAELRWSLSPLTLPHPLVRVVVAEQLYRAWSLLRNHPYHRA, from the coding sequence GTGATCATTCACCTCATCTCCGTCGGAAACAAAATGCCCCGCTGGGTGCAGGAAGGTTATTCAGAATACGCCAAACGCCTGCCATCGGAATGCAGCCTCAACCTGCTGGAAATCGCACCCGGCCACCGGGGCAAGAGCGCCGACGTGAAACGTACCGTGCGGGATGAGGGTGAACGGATGTTAAAAGCCATTCCCAAGGGGTGTCGTACGATCGCCCTGGACGTCACCGGCAAGGCCTGGAGTACCGAACAGCTATCAGGCCGGATCGGCCAGTGGATGGCGGCGGGACCGGACATCGCGCTCCTGATTGGTGGCCCGGAGGGACTGGCCGACGCTTGCCTGCAACAGGCCGAACTACGCTGGTCCCTGTCGCCACTCACCCTCCCCCACCCCTTGGTGCGGGTGGTCGTGGCAGAACAGTTGTATCGCGCCTGGAGCCTGTTACGCAATCATCCCTACCATCGCGCCTGA
- a CDS encoding Maf family protein, with protein sequence MQPLIYLASQSPRRRELLLQIGVHHTVVGTNIDETPLPNEAPAEYVIRMALEKARAGRQATGQKAPLPILGADTAVVVNQRILGKPRHREDALAMLEQLSNTTHKVLTGVALIGQREETRLSVSKVSFRPISPPEAAAYWDSGEPRDKAGSYAIQGIGALFISRLEGSFSGVMGLPLFETGELLQRVGITPLQY encoded by the coding sequence ATGCAGCCGCTGATTTATCTCGCCTCTCAATCACCACGCCGGCGTGAACTCCTGTTGCAGATCGGGGTCCACCACACTGTGGTCGGCACGAATATCGACGAGACGCCGTTACCGAATGAAGCGCCCGCAGAGTATGTCATCCGCATGGCACTGGAGAAGGCGCGGGCAGGCCGTCAGGCCACCGGGCAAAAGGCACCGTTGCCCATACTTGGGGCCGACACAGCGGTGGTGGTGAACCAGCGTATCCTGGGTAAACCACGCCATCGGGAAGATGCCCTGGCGATGCTGGAACAGCTCTCCAACACCACACACAAGGTGCTTACCGGTGTCGCCCTGATCGGTCAGCGGGAAGAGACACGTCTGAGTGTCAGCAAGGTCAGTTTCCGACCCATCAGCCCCCCGGAGGCCGCCGCCTACTGGGACAGCGGCGAGCCCCGGGACAAGGCGGGCAGCTATGCTATTCAGGGTATTGGAGCACTGTTCATCTCCCGGCTGGAGGGAAGTTTTTCAGGCGTCATGGGGCTCCCGCTGTTCGAAACCGGCGAACTGTTGCAGCGGGTAGGGATCACTCCCCTACAATACTGA
- the rng gene encoding ribonuclease G, with protein sequence MSEEILVNVTPPETRVAVIENGVVQEIIIERTQRKGLVGNIYKGKVCRVLPGMQAAFVDIGLERAAFLHASDISNGDSLNSDSDINTLVREGAEVIVQVVKDPLGTKGARLTTHISIPSRYLVFMPELANIGVSQKIEDETERNRLRDIVTGFVGDLSLSGNFIIRTAAEGVDEETLKSDIRFLTRLWHAIQDRLQTSPVRQLIHEDLPLYLRSLRDLITADVERLRIDSRESWQKLTQFAEKLIPDSPVKIEYYPGERPIFDLYGVEDEIQKALERKVVLKSGGYLIIDQTEAMTTIDVNTGAFVGHRNQEETIFKTNMEAAQAICRQLRLRNLGGIIIIDFIDMVEEEHKRQVLRALEKCLAHDHVKTHITEVSSLGLVEMTRKRTRESLEHILCEPCPCCGGRGSLKTAETTCYEIFREILREARQFDVESLLVLASQEVVDRLLDEESAALAELGSFIGKNIRLQAESLYSQEHYDVVLI encoded by the coding sequence ATGAGCGAAGAGATACTGGTCAATGTAACACCACCCGAAACCCGGGTCGCGGTGATTGAAAACGGCGTGGTGCAGGAGATCATCATCGAGCGCACCCAGCGTAAAGGGCTGGTGGGTAATATCTACAAAGGCAAGGTGTGCCGGGTACTGCCGGGTATGCAGGCAGCCTTTGTGGATATTGGCCTGGAGCGCGCCGCCTTTCTGCACGCCTCGGATATCAGCAACGGTGATTCGCTCAACAGCGACAGTGACATTAACACCCTGGTCCGGGAGGGTGCTGAAGTGATCGTCCAGGTGGTAAAGGATCCCCTGGGCACCAAGGGCGCCCGCCTCACCACCCATATATCCATCCCCTCCCGTTATCTGGTTTTCATGCCGGAGCTGGCCAATATCGGCGTATCCCAGAAAATCGAGGACGAAACCGAGCGCAACCGGCTGCGCGACATCGTCACCGGATTTGTTGGCGACCTCTCCCTGAGTGGAAACTTCATCATTCGCACCGCCGCCGAAGGGGTGGACGAGGAGACGCTCAAATCGGACATCCGCTTCCTCACCCGGCTCTGGCACGCCATCCAGGACCGGCTGCAGACTTCGCCGGTACGTCAACTGATCCACGAAGACCTGCCCCTCTACCTGCGCTCTCTGCGGGACCTGATCACCGCCGATGTGGAGCGGCTGCGGATCGACTCCCGGGAGAGCTGGCAGAAGCTGACCCAGTTTGCCGAAAAACTGATTCCCGACAGCCCGGTAAAGATCGAATACTACCCCGGTGAACGCCCCATATTCGACCTGTACGGGGTGGAGGACGAGATCCAGAAAGCCCTGGAACGGAAGGTGGTACTGAAATCCGGCGGATACCTGATTATCGACCAGACCGAGGCGATGACCACCATCGACGTCAATACCGGCGCCTTTGTCGGGCACCGTAACCAGGAAGAGACCATCTTCAAGACCAATATGGAGGCGGCCCAGGCGATCTGTCGGCAACTGCGCCTGCGTAACCTCGGTGGCATCATCATTATTGACTTCATCGACATGGTGGAGGAGGAGCATAAACGCCAGGTCCTACGGGCGCTGGAAAAGTGTCTGGCCCACGATCATGTCAAGACCCACATCACCGAAGTCTCTTCACTGGGCCTGGTGGAGATGACCCGCAAACGGACCCGGGAGTCACTGGAACATATCCTCTGCGAACCCTGCCCCTGTTGCGGCGGTCGCGGCTCTCTGAAAACCGCCGAAACCACCTGTTACGAAATCTTCCGGGAGATTCTACGGGAAGCGCGCCAGTTTGATGTGGAATCCCTGCTGGTGCTGGCCTCCCAGGAGGTGGTGGACCGGCTGCTGGACGAGGAGTCAGCTGCACTGGCCGAGCTGGGCAGTTTTATCGGCAAGAACATACGGCTGCAGGCGGAATCACTGTACAGCCAGGAACACTATGATGTGGTGCTGATCTAG
- a CDS encoding YhdP family protein, whose amino-acid sequence MKRLYHFSLRTARRLLILSILLVALLVITGRLLAPLAAQYRADVATWASELLGQPVEVGRLQGSWRGLGPVLILYDLQLINPENQQPTLYLDEVRVSFGLLDSLRQLYPAVRKVSFIAPELRVTRRPNGAITIGSLDELNELAPGDGSSAFLLPTHLSLEQGKVIWEDQMVNVAPLSLVDVNLDLRNSGTRHQLNGSVTLPGERPGQITLAIDLQGQLDRIDSWSARSYTRSSGIDLAFLLNRRVAQQYRFSNREAEMELWGEWDHNGLISMEGTTRWEQLAITRQASTAGQSSSTLELDNASGAVRLQRLDSGWRLDLANLQIERNGRKWPESRLGAIAQQDDQGRWRIRAGSSRLRVEDIHAISTLFPLPDHGIKQMLERVEANGSLNNLRLDFQQQPEGDHWSARGEVTEFSSRPWQGVPGVNNLDLAFWMDTQQGTVTLNAANVTVDFADLFRDPLQLKRLQGNLNWQLNPDGDLIITTDKLLAENDDIHTLNRMRLTLPDDDQASPFLDLQSDFWNGDASTTHRYLPAGIMGDSVVAWVDRSIGSGRVTEGSALVRGPLADFPFEQTSSGRFEVFFNAEDLQLDYWPEWPPLKNLNAQVRFLNNSFDAWASSGQILDSQLTTTHARIDHLAHTSPLKLTGTVAGPLNDHLRLLTESPLKQDFAALVKDLKGEGSSQLELAFSLPIDDGSDFQLDGRLSFLDSTLRLEQWQLDLSEIRGDLQFDQDHIFASGISGKVLNQPIRVDVTTPENSRNSTRISATGKIPVSTLQKQLPALDLAAFASGSSQWQLDVDIPHFAAGPNAPVPVRARTDLVGIRIDQPMPLGKTAEAVRPLLLETRIDHKPLQQLHIRYDNRIDMALAIDRRRADQPQLERGSIVLGGERASLPDRAGLELSGRLETLQLSPWLERLGSAGSTSQLPPINRLALEIGKLEIATQQTGPVRLSLQRGDSHWEGDIVSDWAEGAILLPLDWSHSSTLTGKLKRLQLDPWLSLLESQTGTDESQATLPQRLMLTVDQLQYKKAKITDFSLELNQDSQAWQADFNSSHFSGDARVPLDPLQAPITLTLDYLNLDMDEALFDRPEQPLEKAQEQLNPERIPTIRVQVDKFNINQKPFGTLQLITRRVDNGLSLESLAIDSERLQLNLTGDWLLTHPPASTSRINLTLTSPDLGGVFQDIRLSDNLDDAPVQINSHINWPGSPFDFSTRLISGELSMQIGKGRFLQVDPGVGRLFGLFNLGALKRRLSFDFSDIFKKGFTFDSIDGNFLLDTGDAFTNDFRMLGPSADIELSGRIGLGDEDVDALVIITPKISSSIPLAGAIAGGPAVGAALFLAQQLMGDSIDRATRLEYMATGSWDDPLLTPQSRDNREENKPAAEEATPDRSTAGSTQAGSATVGPAPATPSDTTPAEATAPDQTGTEAPSEKPPGFFSRLLKKIKPSAPTYQENAPGAQ is encoded by the coding sequence ATGAAGCGTCTCTACCACTTCTCGCTCAGAACCGCCCGGCGGTTACTGATTCTTTCTATTCTGCTGGTCGCCCTGCTGGTGATCACCGGTCGCCTGCTGGCCCCGCTGGCGGCCCAGTATCGCGCCGATGTAGCTACCTGGGCCAGCGAGCTTCTGGGTCAGCCGGTGGAAGTGGGCAGACTACAGGGCTCCTGGCGGGGGCTGGGTCCGGTACTGATACTCTACGATCTGCAACTGATCAACCCGGAGAACCAGCAACCGACCCTGTACCTGGACGAGGTGCGGGTCAGTTTTGGTCTGCTGGACTCCCTGCGACAACTCTATCCGGCTGTGCGCAAGGTCTCGTTCATAGCACCCGAACTGCGGGTAACACGACGGCCAAATGGCGCTATCACCATCGGCAGCCTGGATGAACTCAATGAACTCGCTCCGGGAGACGGTAGTTCAGCATTTCTGTTACCGACCCACCTGAGCCTGGAACAGGGCAAGGTGATCTGGGAAGACCAGATGGTGAATGTGGCCCCACTGAGCCTGGTTGATGTAAACCTGGACCTGCGCAACAGCGGCACCCGCCACCAGCTCAACGGCAGTGTCACCCTGCCGGGTGAACGACCCGGCCAGATAACACTGGCCATCGATCTGCAGGGACAACTGGACAGGATCGACAGCTGGAGCGCCCGCAGTTATACCCGGAGCAGCGGCATCGACCTGGCTTTCCTGCTCAACCGCCGGGTGGCACAGCAGTACCGTTTCAGCAACCGGGAAGCGGAGATGGAACTGTGGGGCGAATGGGACCATAACGGCCTGATCAGCATGGAAGGAACCACCCGCTGGGAACAGCTGGCAATTACACGCCAGGCCAGCACGGCAGGACAATCCAGCAGCACCCTGGAACTGGACAACGCCTCGGGCGCCGTGCGTCTTCAGCGGCTGGACAGTGGCTGGCGACTGGATCTGGCAAACCTGCAGATCGAACGCAATGGCCGGAAATGGCCGGAGTCCCGGCTGGGGGCGATTGCCCAACAGGATGACCAGGGTCGTTGGCGGATTCGCGCCGGCAGCAGTCGCCTGCGGGTAGAAGATATACACGCCATCAGCACCCTGTTCCCCCTACCCGACCATGGCATTAAACAGATGCTGGAACGGGTGGAGGCGAACGGCAGCCTGAATAACCTGCGGCTCGATTTCCAACAACAACCGGAGGGCGATCACTGGTCAGCCAGGGGCGAGGTGACAGAATTCTCCAGCCGACCGTGGCAGGGAGTACCCGGAGTAAACAACCTGGACCTGGCCTTCTGGATGGATACCCAACAGGGTACAGTCACCCTCAATGCCGCCAACGTCACAGTGGACTTTGCCGATCTGTTCAGAGATCCACTGCAACTGAAACGGCTGCAGGGCAACCTGAACTGGCAACTGAACCCGGACGGTGACCTGATCATCACCACCGATAAGCTACTGGCGGAAAATGATGACATCCACACACTGAACCGGATGCGCCTGACCCTGCCCGACGACGACCAGGCATCCCCATTTCTGGACTTGCAGAGCGATTTCTGGAATGGCGACGCCAGCACCACACACCGCTACCTGCCGGCCGGCATCATGGGCGACAGTGTGGTCGCCTGGGTGGACCGCAGTATCGGCAGTGGCCGGGTGACCGAAGGCAGCGCACTGGTACGGGGTCCGCTGGCGGACTTTCCCTTTGAACAGACCTCCAGCGGGCGTTTCGAGGTGTTCTTTAATGCGGAGGATCTGCAACTCGACTACTGGCCCGAATGGCCGCCACTGAAAAATCTGAACGCCCAGGTGCGCTTCCTGAACAACAGCTTTGACGCCTGGGCCAGCAGCGGGCAGATCCTGGACAGCCAGCTCACCACCACCCATGCCCGCATCGACCACCTGGCGCACACCTCGCCACTGAAACTGACCGGCACGGTGGCGGGACCGCTCAACGACCACCTGCGCCTGCTGACCGAATCCCCCCTGAAGCAGGACTTCGCTGCCCTGGTCAAAGACCTGAAGGGTGAAGGTTCGAGCCAATTGGAGCTCGCCTTCAGCCTGCCCATCGACGACGGCTCCGATTTCCAGCTGGATGGCCGCCTCAGCTTCCTCGACTCCACACTCCGGCTGGAGCAGTGGCAGCTGGATTTGAGCGAGATCCGGGGCGACCTGCAGTTCGATCAGGACCATATCTTTGCCAGCGGCATCAGCGGCAAAGTACTTAATCAGCCGATCCGGGTAGATGTCACCACTCCCGAAAACAGCCGCAACAGCACCCGTATTAGCGCCACCGGCAAGATTCCGGTCAGTACATTACAGAAACAGCTTCCGGCACTGGATTTGGCAGCGTTCGCCTCAGGCAGCAGCCAATGGCAACTGGACGTGGACATTCCCCATTTCGCGGCCGGCCCGAATGCCCCGGTACCGGTGCGGGCCCGTACGGATCTGGTGGGCATCCGCATCGATCAACCGATGCCCCTGGGTAAAACGGCGGAGGCAGTACGGCCCCTGCTGCTGGAGACCCGGATCGATCATAAACCGCTACAGCAATTACATATCCGTTATGACAACCGCATCGACATGGCCCTGGCCATCGATCGCCGCCGCGCCGATCAACCGCAACTCGAACGGGGCAGCATTGTGCTCGGGGGGGAGCGGGCCAGTCTGCCGGATCGCGCCGGACTGGAGCTGTCGGGACGACTGGAAACACTCCAATTATCGCCCTGGCTGGAGCGACTCGGCAGCGCGGGTTCAACCAGCCAGTTGCCGCCCATCAATCGCCTGGCGCTGGAGATCGGCAAACTGGAGATCGCCACACAACAGACCGGGCCGGTACGCCTCTCCCTGCAACGGGGCGACAGCCACTGGGAAGGCGACATTGTCAGCGACTGGGCAGAGGGCGCCATCCTGTTACCACTGGACTGGTCCCATTCAAGCACCCTGACTGGCAAACTGAAACGGCTGCAGCTGGATCCCTGGCTGAGTCTGCTGGAGAGCCAGACAGGTACGGATGAGAGCCAAGCCACATTGCCCCAGCGCCTCATGCTGACCGTCGACCAGTTGCAGTATAAAAAGGCGAAGATCACCGATTTCAGTCTCGAGCTGAACCAGGATTCACAGGCCTGGCAGGCAGATTTCAACAGCAGCCACTTCAGTGGTGATGCCCGGGTACCCCTTGACCCGCTGCAGGCCCCCATCACCCTGACCCTGGATTACCTGAATCTGGATATGGACGAGGCGCTGTTCGACAGACCCGAGCAGCCCCTGGAGAAGGCCCAGGAACAGCTGAACCCGGAGCGGATTCCCACTATCCGGGTACAGGTGGACAAATTCAATATCAACCAAAAACCGTTTGGCACCCTGCAACTGATCACCCGGCGGGTGGATAACGGCCTGAGCCTGGAAAGCCTGGCCATCGACTCGGAACGGTTGCAACTGAACCTCACCGGTGACTGGCTGCTGACCCACCCCCCGGCCTCCACCAGCCGTATCAACCTGACACTCACCAGCCCGGATCTGGGTGGTGTATTCCAGGATATACGCCTGTCAGACAACCTGGATGATGCACCGGTACAGATCAACAGCCATATCAACTGGCCGGGATCCCCGTTCGACTTCAGCACACGGCTGATCAGTGGTGAGCTGTCGATGCAGATCGGCAAAGGCCGCTTCCTCCAGGTCGATCCAGGTGTTGGGCGGTTGTTCGGACTGTTCAACCTGGGTGCGCTGAAGCGCCGTCTGAGCTTCGATTTCAGTGACATTTTCAAAAAGGGCTTCACCTTCGACAGCATTGATGGCAATTTCCTGCTGGATACGGGTGATGCGTTCACCAACGACTTCCGTATGCTGGGGCCATCGGCCGATATCGAACTGTCGGGGCGGATCGGCCTGGGCGATGAGGATGTGGATGCCCTGGTGATCATTACGCCCAAGATCTCCTCCAGCATCCCCCTGGCCGGCGCCATTGCCGGCGGTCCGGCGGTCGGTGCTGCGCTGTTTCTGGCCCAACAGCTGATGGGCGACTCCATTGACCGGGCCACCCGGCTGGAATATATGGCCACCGGATCCTGGGACGATCCGCTACTGACCCCCCAGAGCAGAGACAACCGGGAAGAGAACAAACCGGCAGCAGAGGAGGCGACCCCGGACCGATCAACGGCAGGCAGCACGCAGGCCGGCAGTGCCACAGTCGGGCCTGCCCCCGCCACACCCTCCGACACCACCCCGGCAGAGGCAACCGCGCCGGACCAAACCGGGACCGAAGCGCCGTCGGAAAAGCCGCCCGGTTTTTTCTCCCGTCTGCTGAAGAAGATCAAACCCAGCGCCCCCACCTACCAGGAGAACGCACCGGGTGCACAGTAG
- a CDS encoding carbon-nitrogen hydrolase family protein, translating into MSIEKNKVCAIQMATGPNVSANLLEVERLVTEAVENGAGLVVLPENFAFMGKRDKDLCALREVDQDGPLQEFLSQLAKRHEIWIVGGTIPLEAHDNSKVRAACIVYDAQGKRVGRYDKIHRFDVNLVEANERYAESETIEAGDQVVVLDSPFGKLGIAVCYDLRFPELFRKLLDKGMEVACMPSAFTAITGKAHWDTLVRARAIENLSYVVAAAQGGFHINGRETHGHSMIVDPWGNILARVPRGTGSVSCKLDLGYLASLRRNFPTISHRKL; encoded by the coding sequence ATGAGCATAGAAAAGAACAAAGTTTGCGCCATTCAGATGGCGACCGGACCCAATGTCAGCGCCAATCTGCTCGAGGTGGAGCGGCTGGTCACCGAGGCGGTGGAGAATGGTGCCGGACTGGTGGTGTTGCCGGAGAACTTCGCCTTTATGGGCAAACGGGACAAGGATCTCTGTGCACTGCGGGAGGTGGACCAGGATGGCCCGCTGCAGGAGTTTCTCAGCCAGTTGGCCAAACGTCATGAGATCTGGATTGTGGGCGGTACCATCCCGCTGGAGGCGCACGACAACAGCAAGGTGCGCGCCGCCTGTATCGTTTACGATGCCCAGGGCAAGCGGGTTGGCCGCTACGACAAGATCCACCGCTTCGACGTCAACCTGGTCGAAGCCAACGAACGTTACGCCGAGTCGGAAACCATCGAGGCGGGTGACCAGGTAGTGGTGCTCGACTCACCGTTCGGCAAGCTGGGAATCGCGGTCTGTTACGACCTACGGTTTCCGGAGCTGTTCCGTAAACTGCTGGACAAGGGCATGGAGGTGGCCTGCATGCCGTCCGCTTTCACCGCCATCACCGGCAAGGCCCATTGGGATACCCTGGTACGGGCCCGGGCGATTGAAAACCTCTCCTATGTGGTCGCCGCAGCCCAGGGCGGCTTTCATATCAACGGCCGCGAGACCCACGGCCACAGCATGATCGTGGACCCCTGGGGTAATATCCTGGCACGGGTTCCGCGGGGCACCGGATCGGTCAGTTGCAAACTCGACCTGGGCTACCTCGCCTCACTGCGGCGAAACTTCCCGACCATCAGCCACCGTAAACTCTAG
- the tldD gene encoding metalloprotease TldD, giving the protein MSDAIEIAQNTLLTPASLSDSDLDRVMDQLLTSQIDAADIYFQASRLESWVLEDGIIRDGNYNIEQGVGVRAISGEKTGFAYTDEIALPSLLEAGRTARAIARAGSQGRTRLNRTAPGQQLYTPLNPLDTMTEDEKVGLLRKLDAEARRQDPRVQQVIASLVAAHDVVMVAASDGTLSGDVRPLVRCNVHVIVEADGRREQGSSGGGARQSFQFFIDEERALGYAREAVRQALVNLEAEDAPAGGMTVVLGPGWPGILLHEAIGHGLEGDFNRKGTSAFSGRIGEKVAAEGCTVVDDGTLPGRRGSLNMDDEGTPSQCTVLIENGRLKGYMQDKHNAHLMGGHSTGNGRRESYAHLPMPRMTNTYMLPGQHDPGEIIASVKQGLYAANFGGGQVDITSGKFVFSASEAYLIENGKVTRPVRGATLIGSGPEVLTRVSMIGNDLELDAGVGTCGKDGQSVPVGVGQPTLKIDNLTVGGTSA; this is encoded by the coding sequence ATGTCAGACGCCATTGAAATCGCACAAAACACCCTCCTCACCCCCGCCTCACTGAGCGACAGTGACCTTGACCGGGTAATGGACCAACTGCTCACCTCCCAGATCGACGCCGCCGACATCTACTTCCAGGCCAGCCGCCTGGAGTCCTGGGTGCTGGAGGACGGTATCATCCGGGACGGCAACTACAATATCGAACAGGGAGTGGGGGTTCGCGCCATCAGTGGTGAAAAAACCGGCTTTGCCTACACCGACGAGATCGCCCTGCCGAGCCTGCTGGAGGCGGGCCGGACCGCCCGGGCCATCGCCCGCGCCGGCAGCCAGGGCCGTACCCGGTTGAACCGCACCGCCCCGGGCCAACAGCTGTATACCCCACTCAATCCGCTGGACACCATGACCGAGGATGAGAAAGTCGGTCTGTTACGCAAGCTGGATGCCGAGGCGCGACGCCAGGATCCGAGGGTACAACAGGTCATCGCCAGCCTGGTGGCAGCCCATGACGTGGTCATGGTGGCGGCCAGCGATGGCACCCTGAGCGGCGATGTGCGTCCACTGGTGCGCTGCAATGTACACGTTATTGTGGAGGCCGACGGTCGCCGTGAACAGGGTTCCAGTGGTGGTGGTGCCCGACAGAGCTTCCAGTTCTTCATCGACGAGGAGCGCGCCCTGGGTTATGCCCGGGAGGCGGTGCGCCAGGCACTGGTCAACCTGGAGGCGGAAGATGCACCGGCCGGCGGCATGACCGTGGTACTGGGCCCGGGCTGGCCGGGTATCCTGCTGCACGAGGCGATCGGCCACGGGCTGGAAGGGGACTTTAACCGCAAAGGCACTTCCGCTTTCTCCGGTCGTATCGGCGAGAAGGTGGCCGCCGAGGGGTGTACCGTGGTGGATGACGGCACCCTGCCCGGTCGGCGTGGCTCACTCAACATGGATGATGAAGGCACCCCCTCCCAGTGCACCGTTCTGATCGAAAACGGTCGCCTGAAGGGCTATATGCAGGACAAGCATAACGCCCACCTGATGGGGGGCCACTCCACCGGTAACGGCCGGCGCGAGTCCTATGCCCATCTGCCCATGCCGCGCATGACCAACACCTACATGCTGCCCGGCCAGCACGACCCGGGGGAGATCATCGCGTCGGTCAAACAGGGGCTCTACGCAGCCAACTTCGGCGGTGGACAGGTGGATATCACCTCCGGCAAGTTTGTCTTCTCCGCCAGCGAGGCCTATCTGATCGAGAATGGCAAGGTGACCCGTCCGGTGCGGGGGGCCACCCTGATCGGCAGTGGCCCCGAAGTACTCACCCGGGTCAGCATGATCGGCAACGACCTGGAACTGGATGCCGGGGTCGGCACCTGTGGCAAGGATGGCCAGAGTGTTCCGGTCGGTGTCGGCCAGCCCACCCTGAAAATAGACAATCTCACCGTCGGCGGCACCAGCGCCTGA